One part of the Eucalyptus grandis isolate ANBG69807.140 chromosome 10, ASM1654582v1, whole genome shotgun sequence genome encodes these proteins:
- the LOC104422050 gene encoding proline-rich extensin-like protein EPR1, whose product MSWFLIAFLFLSFVFSISKATHENKLPSTVVVGTVYCNTCFTQGFSKASHFIPGASVAVECKDGSAKLSFHKEAKTDEHGEFKVSLPFSIGKHVRRIEGCSVKLISSSEPNCAVASPVTSSSLHFKMRKNGDHVFSAGFFTFKPLQRPKLCNEKPSSEFGSEKDFRFPAPSYDPTFPPPLQDPPTPYLPPLTNPVPSIPLLPQLPPLPQLPPLPPLPGLPNLPPGFWPPSRGKPGNDSSKPMLVSPSLDRETSSSKLFTTHHLAENPFQPDPVLPPNPLQPPLEPVTPLPQIPGLPTPLPPFPAPLPQLPLQPPPGFPGVPPASSRPTKTTP is encoded by the exons ATGTCTTGGTTTCTGATAGCATTCTTGTTCCTGAGTTTCGTATTTAGTATCTCCAAAGCCACTCACGAGAATAAGCTTCCTTCCACCGTGGTCGTCGGCACGGTCTACTGCAACACATGCTTCACGCAAGGGTTCTCGAAGGCCAGCCACTTCATTCCAG GAGCATCTGTGGCAGTCGAATGCAAAGACGGAAGCGCCAAACTGAGCTTTCACAAAGAAGCGAAGACTGACGAGCATGGGGAGTTCAAAGTCTCCTTGCCCTTCTCCATCGGCAAGCACGTGAGAAGAATCGAGGGTTGCTCTGTGAAGTTGATCAGCAGCAGCGAGCCAAACTGCGCCGTGGCCTCCCCGGTGACTTCGTCCTCCCTCcatttcaaaatgagaaagaacgGAGACCACGTGTTCTCGGCCGGGTTCTTCACGTTCAAGCCCCTGCAACGACCCAAACTGTGCAACGAAAAGCCGAGCTCAGAATTCGGCTCCGAGAAAGACTTCAGGTTTCCAGCTCCTAGTTATGATCCGACGTTCCCCCCTCCACTTCAAGACCCTCCCACGCCGTACCTCCCACCATTGACCAACCCGGTGCCTTCGATCCCGCTGCTTCCCCAGCTTCCGCCGCTGCCGCAACTCCCTCCTCTACCTCCTCTTCCAGGGCTCCCCAACCTGCCCCCAGGTTTCTGGCCACCTTCCAGAGGCAAACCCGGCAACGACAGTTCCAAGCCCATGCTCGTCAGTCCATCACTTGATCGAGAGACGAGTTCATCGAAGCTCTTCACTACTCATCATTTGGCAGAAAACCCATTTCAGCCGGACCCAGTCCTGCCACCGAACCCTCTCCAGCCACCATTGGAGCCGGTGACCCCACTTCCGCAAATTCCAGGACTACCAACCCCTTTGCCGCCCTTCCCGGCTCCCCTTCCTCAACTCCCGCTCCAGCCTCCGCCGGGCTTCCCGGGAGTCCCACCCGCTTCGTCTCGTCCAACGAAGACTACTCCTTGA